In Solanum pennellii chromosome 3, SPENNV200, a single window of DNA contains:
- the LOC114076479 gene encoding uncharacterized protein LOC114076479 — translation MAQAITAQAQDITAQATREGAPRENPHASTMASRLRDFTRMNPPVYFGSRTNEGPQEFLDEFQIIFYAMGVNEEENAELAAYHFKDVAQVWYKMWVDGRAQGEVPITWDILKTAFLERFFPREKREAKVEEFINLHQGGISVKEYSLKFVKLSKYSSSLVSSSRDEISRLMVHEQQVEESHRRKRGREGKKPRPSDQAGSRTGRSLFGVQDRPKLKKGHQHSGNPTPSRNTNAKGGKYDPKKGNDINDQHDRKSCGKYGRLHGGKCMVGSNACYGCGKSGHMIKDFPHVKNQAKADTQPQPNPTAAAEPPKRNKFYAFNGREEQEKSADVGVEVDPKKIESVKNWLRPLTPTDIRSFLDLANNYRRFVVGFSAIAAPLTTLTK, via the exons atggcccaagccatcactgcTCAAGCACAGGATATCACAGCCCAGGCCACTAGAGAGGGTGctcccagggagaacccacatgctagcaccatggctagcagaCTGAGAGATTTCaccaggatgaatcctccagtcTACTTTGGGTCCAGAACCAATGAGGGTCCCCAGGAGTTCTTGGATGAGTTCCAAATCATTTTCTATGCTATGGGTGTTAATGAAGAGGAAAATGCTGAGTTGGCTGCATACCAtttcaaggatgtggctcaggtATGGTACAAGATGTGGGTAGATGGCCGAGCACAAGGAGAAGTCCCCATCACTTGGGACATTCTCAAGACTGCATTCCTGGAGAGGTTCTTTCCcagagagaagagagaggctaaagttgaggagttcatcaacctacaTCAGGGAGGTATTTCAGTCAAGGAATACTCgttgaagtttgttaaactttcCAAATATTCTTCTTCCCTGGTGTCTAGTAGCAGGGATGAGATAAGCAG GTTGATGGTACATGAACAGCAGGTGGAAGAGAGTCATCGGAGGAAGAGAGGCCGAGAAGGCAAGAAGCCTAGGCCCTCAGATCAGGCTGGTTCTAGAACTGGTAGGAGTTTGTTTGGAGTCCAGGACAGGCCCAAGTTGAAGAAGGGGCACCAGCACTCAGGTAATCCTACTCCTTCCAGGAACACTAATGCCAAAGGGGGAAAGTATGACCCCAAGAAGGGAAATGATATAAATGACCAGCATGACAGAAAGTCGTGTGGTAAATATGGCCGTTTGCATGGAGGTAAGTGCATGGTAGGTTCTAATGCCTGCTATGGGTGCGGTAAGAGTGGGCATATGATCAAGGACTTCCCACATGTTAAGAATCAGGCTAAGGCAGATACTCAGCCTCAGCCTAATCCTACTGCTGCAGCcgagcctcccaagaggaacaaGTTCTATGCTTTTAATGGTagagaggagcaggagaagtcagcTGATGTG ggtgtagaggttgatccgaaaAAGATTGAGTCAGTAAAGAACTGGCTGAGACCCCTCACTCCTACAGACATCCGAAGTTTCTTGGATTTGGCTAATAACTATCGCAGGTTTGTTGTGGGCTTTTCCGCTATTGCTGCTCCATTGACAACTTTAACAAAGTAG